The following DNA comes from Hordeum vulgare subsp. vulgare chromosome 3H, MorexV3_pseudomolecules_assembly, whole genome shotgun sequence.
ATACTACTCAGAGTACTATCCGCTATTTACCCCTTCGATTTATATTAGCAGTCCGATCTGGTGGGGAATTAAAACCATAGTTTCAAATAGCCCGCTATAGCTCCGCTATAGCTTTGCTATAGCCTTTTCAGCAGGGTGCCGCTAAATGGTATCATGTATAAATATGCCGCTATAGCTCCGCTATAGCTGATTTAGAGGCTCACCGCTATTTGCCGTAGCCCGCTATTCAAAACATTGATTAAAACTGATTAAACACAATAGTTTTATTTCCAGAAGGGCATAATGGTCCTTGGATGAAATATCTTTCTTCCAACCGATCACCTCCACGGTCAGATCCACGTCTACTCGATTCAGTTCAAGGTCTTTGTCGGATACAAGTCCTTACCCTCTTGTTCGTGCCCTTCACTGTCCCCGACATGAGCGGCGAGATTCATCGTGCTCCGTCCGCCAacaccaacccccccccccccggtcaccCCCACCCCTACGCCCTCATTGTCCTCGACATGCccgacaaggagaagaaggagaaggcaccACATCTgcgtcggctgaatcggcggtgACGACGGCGGGTGATCCCATCTCTTCCCACCTAGCATCGTTAGGTATGAATCCGGCTAGGATATATCCTTAGGATCGTTCGGCTACTTCTCTTGGCCGTTGTGTCCATCCATTATGCATGCAGTACCACCTTAACCCTATCGCAGTGCTCCTAGCATAATTCCTTCGCGGTTCCTATGAAATGAATCCAATGTATAGGTACGCTCCACCCTCAATCCAACATCTATTCATCAGGAGTATCCTCTCCTTATTAGATTTTGTTGCTGCTTCTACctaccactagtggggacggggcctatagtcccggccagtaagggactttagtcccggttcaccaaccgggaccaaaggggcgggactaaaggcctaacctttagtctcggccctgttccaagccgggaccaaaggtgctccacgtgggcgcctcagaGCGCCCTtagggggggtctttagtcccaggtcttaatacggaccgggactaaagagtttctgcaaattttgtttattttagggttttagggtttaggtgttcgggagataaacgtgatgcctcgtttgatgttcgggaattagttttcatataattctaaatatacatgtttatgcatatacgtataagattaacttatcttacaagcgagcatatatatacaattatatggagatctgaattatcgggactagagcccgtctattcgattacatggaccaacatcagtaatggcccctagctacactaaatcgtcctttgtcatctatagcttccgtcctcagaaaggtcgcaagctcctttgcgacagcaatcgcgcgttgctctggtagggacttcttcctcatggccgtgtactatataagaagaggagaggaatatgaatatcaatcatgataacaaagaatgacgggtaaaaatagaggtgtggatGTTCATTGCTTATGTCGTATCtgtaatccttgtgctcagaggtaaacgtgcgaatggtctcgcaaacatagtatccgcatagatgcgtctccatggctgctggtcgcactttacgagaatagaatatatataatcaaaataataatctagcatcataaatgtattgaaaatagaagtatatcgtactactacttacctgagccgctctaaaggtcagcttctcatgatcgataccgggagtcacgcacttgaaccgctttcaaaccctgcccgacaaggaaaatgatttggtaagtttttcattaattgatatatcagaaaatcatcgaaagagacagatagagcgcaagaatgattgaaattacccttggagcatgtcctgcaggctttggaactgttccaagggtctcgataatgggtcgaaggcatcaactcttcccttatcaatttaaaTGTCCAATAGaacccaatggaagctgcacatgtatgtatgtatatatatatatatatatatatatatatatatatatatatatatatatatatatatatatataggaaaaatacatcctaccacccaggggtagttaccccacatgttccatatactatcatgaggtagtatatatattaatttattatttttattatgtttatatattatatataagatttttcaaagtgagttggATGAAAAAATTATAAGTtagcccatagtttttattatatttgtgaaatacatatatttttACACGTAAAAAAGAACATagacaaaatatgatacatactatcaaaaaaatagtatatatactacctaaacattactatatactacatactagtgTACATGCTCTCCGATTTAacagatactacatacaacatacaaaacgcaagtggtggtaactaccaccggtggtagataaaatttgtcagtaacttatcaactacactctaagtgaatggacacaacagagtaaagaccctcacttaaagttgtatggaaacagtatgtggtcacagaaattttgatctgttagaaaccttagaaggttttcctccgtctccttgggtttatcagttagcgtcgccatatgtattttatctaggtcaataaacccaatatttaggatgttcctacttttacattccagaatcttcattctgcataatagagtacaggttatatgtagacaatgaattgaaataactaaacaagttatatgtagacaacgaattgaaaaacttacagacaatagcaactcataagcgatttgtcgagggcgtcggcattgtacatctggaagagttcatcaaagtcgatatggatttcttcggggcggccgtagtactcccgtgggacactcgccacgatcatcgttctcccattctttgattcacttaagtaccatatatgcaagtaacacatatttgttgggagatcatctttgctaacaaaaggcgctcccatgacaaactgtggcttaggggctaccacagccttgggtaacctgtcgtcttgggaagccagaacgtcttcaaccgggataccccattcatccgcccacttctttgctaattccaaatcttgcccgtgCACCATAgagggaacattctcgggtaacaccctgaggggtgggatcgactgtttggcctgttgtccaagctgaggaacgtctgatctttttttgcttgtagttgaacttgatttgctcccacttgcacttgcacgtgatctgctcttttgcccttccttctgcaatgtgagtgtatagtcatcaggcttatggtgtaagtcatactgtgatggaagggtcgtgaagtattttgcatatgctatttgcttctcggtgtattccgggcggggctcgggttccttctttttatctgcgcatcataatgttcctttgctatcctggcgttttcctcgggggtacgatcataaggtctgataggaagattagcatgaggtacctttgggaggggcgacggtttgcgctttggggagctccgtcgcttagaaatcatcgacggagcgttcttgctggcacgcttccgcttagtatccggagcgggcggcggagacggacgacccaagtctggcggcggtgatcgagatggactcgtgttgtgctggccgtcgtcatgtggagggcttggaggtgatgaagGTGTAGGTGacgtgcgacgactcggaggcggtgttgtccttggggccgagcctggaagcttgatgtagttcttgtcccataggatgactccacccagtacttctccgagtgtcctctcatcttcgggtcgagCTATGTCGAGcagcatatcatgaaaccccgccatgatttcatccaccccgactttagcaaagccagctggaatctcacgaccatgctagcgtgcatcagggccagaaggtaaagcttgtccgacggccaccttcatggatatgttcttgaatttgtgatggagttcacatgatgttgactccttgattccatccatggggtagccgggaccgccctctatcattcttcgtgcatcgtcgggcagggcctcagattcagccacgctgcttttccgcttagatggggcgccggtaatatcaagtgcaggatcttcctggcgcgctactcctctaagctcatcaatctgcttctgttgctcgttaatcctggcaagcaactggttgaacttgtcattctcctcatcctgctgccgcttctttgctctctctcggcttctgtaagtgtcttggtctctggcaaacccaagccaccacgggtaagaaggaccgaagcctcgcgttcgtcctccatgttcgtcattgccgaggaccagtgtgagcaaatctttcgctctatctgcagtgaactttctttttccctccttaatttctttcactatccttttgcaattctccctgggtatcctaagaccgtcactgcagatgaggtcccctgttttttcgtcgtacgacccaccatgcgcaaggaaccaatttcttgctctcaattcccactcatcacggagttgttcaggtacgatgcctttatctagcagatcttcctctttcttatcccacattgggatggcagtctcatagccccctggccccagcttgtggtgatatttcttcttgtcagcatttatcttgttcttttctgacaatgcctgggcatcttctgactccttgtactcttgaaatgccttccagtgattcgcctgcttggctagatacccctcgaatactggcactttctttgtcttcagatagtttttccatagcttcttcttccagctacggaacagttcggccatcttctttagagtccactgcttgactttggccctcagtttttttgcggcgtcttcattctcacattctggtaggttgaaatgtgacatgagatcattccaaagattatctttgtacctttcggcgacatagtcactatcggctgcccctttgcgctagttccactcccgaacgctgataaggacgtgatccctaatgagaactccgcattgcttcttgaatatgTCAGTAGCATTCtttggaagcttgggttcgcccgtaggcaatatcacctcaaaggtgtaatgcgtccatgcatccaactttctagtcgggcctcgtttcgtagctttgctcgatgtggaggcctaagagggagaaacattcgtcaaatgaatgtatatgtatacaatatagagctatatccaatatttttcacatattacaagtgattgtcgaacttcatatgtatacctcgccggactttattatttctccaccaacttctccaccggcttctccatcagtggagctatcaccttctccgtcattggacctatctcctgccccatcagcttcatcttcgtgtcggtcgacctccattccatatccggaggggtttagatatgacgacggagattcagctggttcaacgtcggggccgtctttgattatatcttcgagaagttcttcctcttcgaggttctgatatgtggatccatagttctgcaaaaaaggaCATtttattaactaataaactaacaaactatataagaggggttggaaacttcgaagtgtcgttttataggaggacctttagtcccgggtcttggctagaacctaaactctaaaatatgtctaacggattctcttaacctttaaggatttaacaaaatgacgacattctagatgtgtagaaaatgatcctatttttcctgatctcatctacccttctatatgtcacattgtctagtgtcaaaggactttgttgaactttgtaccaaaaaataattattctatcaggaactccgttcccactacaagaaatatgctcatacatgacgttctttaagatgtcgttgattaatttgtcataaatctatgatgatttcctccgagattgtcgtaagctgtttgaggggatcaaatctacatataaattaggatgatgtgagtcaaaaacatcgtaaccgcataagatgagatcgtcataacttttacgacgattataaaaatgtcgtaacatgttctaactatgttaaaAAAAGGTAGAAAGATCGGAAATGCATATAAATTGGTCCTCATCTAGAAAATATGGTCTAACTCTAGTGAAAATTTATGTGGtgcccttttgcaaaatatttttgatatatgcttcacaaaattcctctatttttagtacttgaaaactattttaaatcattGATTTTTCGAACCAATCAGAAATCTTCCCacagatcgatgacatggcgttcATCCACCCATCGaacccacatccatccatccatctatctacagAAGAAAAAAGTCACTCACTCCCGACCCATCGCACCCTTCCACCCGATCCAGTCCTCTCCCCTCCACCAAGCTCCCCCACCTCCGATCTGAAGCCACCACACAAATCTTCTCCCAGATCTGTCGCCGCCGCatgctctcctctcctcctcatccCAGATCCGGAGCAGAAATAGGGGTCCAGAGACAGAGAGAGGGTGATGCGCCGGCCTCTCCCTCCCTCACCCTCTCTCTGTCTCTGCGCTGCACGCGCTAGGGTTTGACGAAGCTGCTGGCGGAGCATGAAGCTGCGTGTGCTAGGGCTCTCACTCCCGGCCTGCCGCGATGGTCGCGTCGGCCAAGATCCCGCAGCGGCAACTCTTCATTGACAGTGAGTGGCGCGCGCCCGCGctcggccgccgcctccccgtcgtcAACCCGACCACCGAGGTCTCCATAGGTCCGCCCCTCTCTCTTTCCCCGCTTTCTGTTCGCCCGTCTCATTGGCTGCCTTGCTCATCACTAGGTTTCCACAAGCGAGATCCCGGCGGGCACCTCGGAGGACGTGGACGCCGCGGTGGCGGCCGTGCGCGCCGCCCTCAAGAGGAACTGCGGCCGTGAATGGTCCCGTGCCCCCGACGTCGTCCGGGCCAAGTACCTCCGCGCAATCGCCGCCAAGGTACTCTACCGCTTCCTCCGTAGGCGGTCTGTGTGTGTGCGTTGATGGGAGCGGCAAGCTCCGTTGTTGGCGGCGACATGGACCTGTCCTCGGCAGGGAACGCCAGGACCAGGTGGAGCAACTCCTCAAGGTACCGTACCAAGTCAACTCACATGACAGCCTACATGTGAATGATGTGCACAGATCATGAGTTTCATCAGACATACCCCTCCATCGTTTGTTGTTTCACGCCTTTTGATATGCTTTTACACATATCTGTGTTAGTAGAGTACTACGTAGTACATGCAGATAAGAACGTTTAGTAGTGTGTTTGGTTTAGGTTTTTCCGTGCTTAATTGCTCGCTTAATCCCAAAGAAACACCACGAAACAAACTTTTGTTTGGAATATGGATTGACACCTGAAAAAGGTTCTGAATATTTAGCCAAGGCTAACATATGTACCAGTAGATCATCTGTTGATGGCAAAAGCTTAAAAGAATGTTTTTGGGGTACACACACACCTGGATGGGAAGGTACACGTAGGGCTGCCCTCCCTACTAGTACATCTATAGGCGGCCAATGTTGTGTCACGGAAACGACCAAAAGATCACAACCCCCAAGACCTCCATTGACCTGAGCACACAACAGCTTCTACTATGTGCATGTTTGGTCTATGTGGAACTAAGATatgaaaatattactacatttatTCATAATTTTATACATGTATTTATATATAAATATACAAAGATGTTGCGTGAGCTTTTGTGTGGGTCGGTTCTTGGATTTTGTCCAAAACAAATGGGAGCCATTGTCAGCAACAGTCACATTTCAAGTGTATTGTGTGTATGTATATAAAAACACGCATCATGCTAGTTTATGATCCGAAATTTATAGGTAGGAAGGTGTGGAAGATAGTGACAAAagataaaaattaatattaagtaAACTGGTGTGTAGTGAACCATTATATTAACTTCAAAATACAACAATGTAATTATTCATCTTGATTGAACGACCTTCCACCAAAGTCAAAAAGCACAGTGAAATAGTCAGCTGCAGAAATTTTGATCAAAACTGTCCCACTGAAATCAGCAAAATGAAAAAATGGCATAAATCAATATATAGAAGTGCAATTTTGACGAAGACTATTTTTTAAAACATCGCAGCATGTCGCATCCCTTGTGCGTGCTACTTTGCTTGTCCTCACCCTCTCGACCCTCCCCTTGCTCATTCACCATCCATTTTATTCGGAACGTAGAGGGGGGGCAAAGCACCTAAGCTCCAAGTGAGCTCCTGCTCCACCCTCCAGGTGCCTTCATGtactatttttatttttagtcTCAACGTTTGGCATAGATTTATAATACAAAAAATGTCAAACTACTTTTCTTCATAGTCTCGGTTCATCAATCACATTTATGGATCCAAATTCATTCAACAGGTTTGCCGCAGCGAGTGCCCAGGGATTACCTTGCGTCGACCTGGGTATTACCAGCGAGCGCCCAGGGATTCCCTCTTGAAGAGGGTAATGGTGTGCCGCAGTAGTACACTCTGTGTATGTACCCAGAAAGTGATTCAAAAAATAGCAATTAAGAACCGCATGGAGGAAATATGTGTCGTGTTTAGTCTTCTATAAGACCTGCTTTCTATAAGGATGATAGCCTTTTTATACTAGATGAGTAAATGTAATGAAATATGCTTTTCATCTTAAATTTGTAAAACCTGGTACTTTTTTCACATGTAagtctgtttttgatgcatttgGTATCCTTTTACTTAAGATGATTGAGCGGAAATCTGATCTGGCTAGGCTAGAGGCACTTGATTGCGGGAAGCCTCTTGATGAGCTAGTAGCAAAATTGCAATGTTGAGAGTGTAAATTAAAAAATACAGTAAAAAatacaataaaaaaataaaatctagATGGGGGTGGCCTCTTGCATGGTTTGATTCTTTCTGCTGGAAAGGGACAATTCTGGTAGGTGAAATGTGCCACATGGTGGATCCGGATCCCTTCCTAGTAAAGGAAGAAGGTGTGGGGCAAAACTGTATATGCTTGCGCTTGACCAAACATCTAACAACCAAGACTCTTAAAACAATTAAGAGAACAAGCATAAAAGGATGGAAGTTTGTTGGGCTAGATTGCTACAACTAGTCGTTGCTCCATTTTCTATGAATGCATTTGTCATGTACAGTTTAAATTCATTACATATAGAATGTAGTATTACTCTTTCTCCAGAGAAGTACCACTGATGTGTATGTATGTTTCTCTGGACAACAGGTGTCGGGAGTTGCTACGACGAGGGGAAGCTTACAGCTAACACCTTGACCATGGACTACCACCGTGGTGCCAACCTTGAGGTATTTTGTCATTTGTGTTATACTAATATAttgttgcaagcactgaaatttcgATTCCATCTGTATAAAAATAGGTATGTATGTGTAGTGATTCGTGTATTTTATTGTGTTCACTATTCAGGTTAGGATTGCTCGGATCTTTAACACCTATGGCCCGTGCATGTGCATTGACGATGGCCATGTTGTCAGCAACTTTGTTGCTCAGGTAAACACACAACGCTGTTGCTCTGCTAGTTTAAAAACCGCAAGTTTCTTTTCATTTCGGGACTTACACCCGAATGTTCTATGTTAATATAATGGCAGGCGCTAAGGAAGGAGCCTTTGACGGTTTACGGCGATGGCAAGCACACCAGGAGTTTCCAATACATTTCTGATTTGGTAGGTCATCTCTAACCATCAGTGAACAATAATTATGGCTATGCTATCTGGTATGCGCTTTCTAAAATTGCACTCTTCGAGGTTGAGGGGTTGATGAGGCTGATGGAAGGTGATCACATTGGGCCATTCAACT
Coding sequences within:
- the LOC123441299 gene encoding UDP-glucuronic acid decarboxylase 4-like codes for the protein MDYHRGANLEVRIARIFNTYGPCMCIDDGHVVSNFVAQALRKEPLTVYGDGKHTRSFQYISDLVEGLMRLMEGDHIGPFNLGNPGEFTMLQLAKVVQDTSDHDGEFNNTIMMMEC